From the Mangifera indica cultivar Alphonso chromosome 10, CATAS_Mindica_2.1, whole genome shotgun sequence genome, one window contains:
- the LOC123227939 gene encoding staphylococcal-like nuclease CAN2, whose amino-acid sequence MGNILRVLYERCVEPITSEESGSLGPHGVSAATIGVSALAHDLFNFEITSQVPEGLNQHVKSSRKAQANWYRKISEAWRQARPPPNTAEEATRLIVETLKGHQKADVEGLLAFYGLPLPHTIVQISAGVPTSLPEGVLFEMQTLPVDARAVADGDTITVYVSTDSPRESACVPRDVQEAAVQRTQARAERNYKEADALHKKIINAGYRVINLPNNEEVLARKYRIRLRGIDAPEGEMPYGEESKQELLKLVQGKSLRILVYGEDQYGRSVGDIYSNGIFVQEVMLKKGGAWHYNAYDQRLELSTWEREARAKRVGLWAAPNPEKPWEWRKDRREGR is encoded by the exons atgggGAATATACTTCGCGTCTTGTATGAGAGGTGTGTCGAACCGATAACTTCAGAGGAGTCAGGATCTCTTGGACCTCATGGAGTTTCTGCAGCCACCATTGGTGTCTCCGCTCTCGCCCACGATCTGTTTAACTTTGAGATCACCTCACAG GTTCCGGAAGGCCTTAATCAGCATGTTAAATCGTCCAGGAAGGCTCAGGCTAATTG GTATAGAAAAATATCAGAAGCATGGAGGCAAGCAAGGCCTCCACCAAACACAGCAGAGGAAGCAACTAGGCTTATAGTAGAGACCTTGAAGGGACACCAAAAGGCAGATGTTGAG GGCTTGCTGGCTTTTTATGGTTTGCCTCTTCCTCATACAATTGTTCAAATTTCTGCTGGTGTCCCAACATCATTGCCTGAGGGAGTGCTGTTTGAAATGCAGACGCTTCCA GTAGATGCAAGAGCAGTGGCAGATGGCGATACAATTACAGTGTATGTAAGTACTGATAGCCCAAGGGAGTCTGCTTGTGTTCCCAGAGATGTACAAGAGGCAGCTGTGCAAAGAACACAAGCAAGAGCAGAGAGGAATTATAAAGAAGCAGATGCActtcacaaaaaaattattaatgctGGATATAG GGTAATAAATCTTCCAAACAATGAGGAGGTTCTTGCTCGAAAATATCGCATTCGATTAAG AGGTATCGATGCACCCGAGGGTGAGATGCCATATGGGGAAGAATCAAAACAAGAACTGCTTAAGCTTGTTCAAGGTAAGAGCTTGAGAATCCTAGTCTATGGAGAGGATCAATATGGTCGCAGCGTTGGAGATATATACAGCAATGGCATATTTGTACAG GAAGTAATGCTGAAGAAAGGCGGTGCATGGCATTACAATGCATATGACCAACGCTTAGAGCTCTCAACA TGGGAAAGGGAGGCTAGAGCCAAGCGAGTTGGTTTATGGGCAGCACCGAACCCTGAGAAGCCATGGGAGTGGAGGAAGGACAGACGCGAAGGCAGATGA
- the LOC123227218 gene encoding cation/H(+) antiporter 15-like isoform X2: MMFQPGRKGKMIGLTLFLFSTTLPMGLSLVLSKIFNQGKSPFFIAATQHLTACPVVASLLTELKLINTNLGHLALSAAMFANTISISVNVLFFSFNYALTSDMAKVAGSLLTPMALVIVIVFIFRPAIMWMFKNSPDGKPDGGCIFCVFLIVIISGILSEIAGQHYGLGPLVLGFVVPEGPPLGSALESKLDSFISSFFFPLFLAILGMETDVFKIHFQAFWTVALVVVLASVVKILAVMLPGIYYEMPKQEAFVLGLILNARGSIDLMMFSIWKDSKLLTEEYFALGVLSVLVVMAIITPLIKQFYDPSSQYISSNINTIQHAKRDSEFRILVCIQNQDNIPAVINLLDASCAAQDSPIFVTAMILVEIVGRATPLLFLNDDNHKTNASSSAGPIVNALRIYEEHNQGNAMVESFTSISHIHTMYDNICQMACDKRAKIIIMPFHKQWAIDGGVESVSTSLQSLNINVLNKAPCSVGILVDRGMANGSVSVLARRSLFQVAALYIGGPDDNESLSYAFRMARHESVRLVVIRVLQFGAENTKDRKRGSNLIDEYIRSNMGKKNFEYVEEVVKDGSNLAERLMGLVDSFDLILVGRYHPESEIFAGLEAWSECRELGVVGDMLASPDFPTNASVLVVQQQRIRQKLMMRSERAGNNVEAGIPSNESDNRFSISVVR; the protein is encoded by the exons ATGATGTTTCAACCAGGAAGAAAGGGCAAGATGATAGGCTTGACACTCTTCCTCTTCTCAACTACACTCCCCATGGGACTATCACTCGTgttatcaaaaattttcaaccaagGAAAGTCTCCTTTCTTCATAGCTGCAACACAGCATCTAACAGCTTGTCCAGTGGTCGCCAGTCTATTAACTGAGCTTAAACTTATTAACACTAACCTTGGCCACCTGGCTCTCTCTGCAGCAATGTTTGCTAACACAATCTCCATTTCTGTCAACGTcctctttttctcatttaattATGCTCTCACTTCCGATATGGCAAAAGTGGCGGGCTCACTTCTTACACCAATGGCTCTTGTGATCGTTATTGTGTTCATATTCAGGCCAGCAATAATGTGGATGTTCAAAAATTCACCTGATGGGAAACCTGATGGAGGCTGTATCTTTTGCGTTTTTCTGATAGTCATTATTTCGGGGATTTTAAGTGAGATTGCAGGCCAGCATTATGGCCTCGGACCTTTAGTTTTAGGCTTTGTTGTCCCCGAAGGTCCCCCGTTAGGATCTGCTTTAGAATCAAAGCTAGATAGTTTTATTTCAAGtttcttttttcccttgttCCTTGCCATATTAGGAATGGAAACAGAtgttttcaagattcattttcAAGCTTTTTGGACTGTGGCACTCGTTGTTGTCCTTGCCTCCGTTGTCAAGATCTTAGCAGTGATGTTGCCAGGGATCTATTACGAGATGCCTAAACAAGAAGCATTTGTGCTTGGACTCATTCTGAATGCAAGAGGCTCTATTGATCTCATGATGTTCAGTATATGGAAGGACTCCAAG CTTTTAACCGAAGAATATTTTGCTCTGGGTGTTTTATCAGTGTTGGTGGTAATGGCAATCATAACCCCATTGATCAAACAATTCTATGATCCTTCAAGTCAATACATTTCGAGCAACATAAACACCATTCAACATGCCAAGCGAGATTCAGAGTTTCGAATTTTGGTCTGCATTCAAAACCAAGATAACATTCCTGCAGTTATCAATCTCTTGGATGCCTCCTGCGCCGCCCAAGACAGCCCCATTTTTGTTACAGCAATGATTCTTGTCGAGATTGTAGGGAGAGCCACCCCACTACTTTTCTTGAACGATGATAATCATAAGACAAACGCATCATCTTCAGCAGGCCCAATAGTGAATGCATTAAGAATCTATGAAGAACATAATCAAGGCAATGCTATGGTTGAATCCTTCACTTCAATATCCCACATCCACACAATGTATGATAACATCTGTCAAATGGCTTGCGACAAACGAGCCAAGATTATAATCATGCCATTCCACAAACAATGGGCTATCGATGGTGGCGTTGAGTCTGTGAGCACTTCCCTCCAGTCACTCAACATCAATGTCCTCAACAAGGCCCCATGTTCAGTTGGAATTCTTGTTGACAGAGGAATGGCAAACGGGTCAGTTTCTGTTCTCGCCCGGCGTTCATTATTCCAGGTTGCAGCTCTATACATCGGCGGCCCAGATGATAATGAGTCACTATCATATGCATTTCGCATGGCTAGACATGAATCTGTTCGCCTTGTAGTCATCAGAGTCCTTCAGTTTGGAGCTGAAAACACTAAAGATAGAAAGCGTGGCAGCAATCTGATCGATGAATACATTCGTTCGAACATGGGAAAGAAGAATTTCGAGTATGTAGAAGAGGTGGTGAAAGATGGGTCGAATCTAGCTGAACGTCTAATGGGGTTGGTAGatagttttgatttgattttggtaGGAAGATACCATCCAGAGTCAGAAATATTTGCTGGACTTGAGGCCTGGAGCGAGTGCCGTGAGCTTGGAGTCGTAGGGGATATGCTTGCTTCGCCTGATTTTCCAACCAATGCATCAGTTTTGGTGGTGCAGCAGCAAAGAATCAGGCAGAAGCTGATGATGCGCAGCGAGCGGGCGGGAAATAATGTAGAGGCTGGCATTCCCTCTAATGAATCTGATAATAGATTTTCCATTTCAGTGGTTCGTTAA
- the LOC123226898 gene encoding protein EARLY RESPONSIVE TO DEHYDRATION 15-like, producing MEVISSSSSTLNPNAPMFIPLAYRTVEDFSDQWWALVQSTPWFRDYWLQERYFDPQFDPLFSEFDDLAIPSDDDLFNDDLFDDGDWSYHQAAEEMESGKELLSIGKLKWKTGPVLNEKPRYAEKVPKIVKAKLSPRPIQQPR from the exons ATGGAGGTAATATCTTCTTCATCCTCAACTTTAAATCCTAACGCTCCAATGTTCATACCACTCGCCTATCGGACGGTCGAAGATTTCTCTGACCAATGGTGGGCCCTTGTCCAATCAACGCCGTGGTTCCGTGATTACTGGCTCCAAGAACGCTACTTTGATCCCCAATTCGACCCGCTTTTCTCCGAGTTTGACGATCTTGCCATCCCTAGCGACGACGATCTCTTCAACGACGATCTCTTCGACGACGGCGACTGGAGCTACCACC AGGCGGCGGAGGAGATGGAGTCGGGGAAGGAGTTACTTTCGATTGGGAAATTGAAATGGAAAACGGGTCCAGTTTTGAATGAGAAGCCGAGGTATGCAGAGAAGGTTCCAAAGATCGTGAAAGCGAAGCTGAGTCCTAGGCCGATTCAGCAGCCGCGGTAG
- the LOC123227940 gene encoding uncharacterized protein LOC123227940, producing MGKSLSSTATKLQELAKVASSSPDRLQRARPKHSKPPPFLRIRSETTRPSSGVRVDLEPVKKPIMEDNWEGQERVPLAQVVSDCVKRWFQDTLKEAKKGDTSMQVLVGQMYFSGYGVPRDAQKGHAWINRASKSRSSAWKVSDKPPGYNASDSDSDDLEDDTK from the exons ATGGGCAAATCACTTTCATCAACCGCAACAAAACTTCAGGAACTTGCCAAGGTAGCCTCTTCATCACCCGATAGGCTGCAAAGAGCAAGACCAAAACACTCAAAGCCGCCACCTTTCTTGAGAATTCGATCAGAAACAACGAGGCCGAGTTCTGGGGTCCGAGTTGACTTGGAGCCAGTGAAGAAGCCAATTATGGAGGACAATTGGGAGGGCCAAGAGAGGGTGCCACTGGCTCAGGTGGTTTCAGATTGTGTTAAACGCTGGTTCCAAGACACGCTCAAAGAGGCCAAGAAGGGTGACACGTCAATGCAGGTTCTTGTTGGGCAAATGTACTTCAGTGGCTATGGTGTGCCTAGAGATGCCCAAAAG ggGCATGCTTGGATTAATAGAGCTTCGAAGAGTCGATCTTCAGCCTGGAAAGTCAGTGATAAACCTCCAG GTTATAATGCAAGTGACTCAGATTCTGATGACTTAGAGGATGATACAAAATGA
- the LOC123226846 gene encoding alpha-soluble NSF attachment protein 2-like has protein sequence MGDQIARAEEFENKAEKKLNSWGLFGSKYEDAADLFDKAANFFKLAKSWDKAGAIYVKLADCHIKLESKHEAAQAYVAAAHCYKKTNAKDAISCLEQAVNMFCDIGRLSMAARYYKEIAELYESEQNINQAIVFFEKAADMFLNEEVTTSANQCTQKVAQYAAELEQYQKAIEIYEEIAKQSLNKNLLKYGVKGHLLNAGICQLCKGDVVAITNALERYQDMDPTFSGTREYRLLADIAASIDEEDIAKFTDVVKEFDSMTPLDSWKTTLLLRVKEKLKAKELEEDDLT, from the exons ATGGGAGATCAGATAGCTCGGGCCGAGGAATTCGAGAATAAAGCCGAGAAGAAGCTTAATAGCTGGGGCTTATTCGGCTCCAAATACGAAGACGCCGCCGATCTCTTTGATAAAGCTGCCAATTTCTTCAAACTCGCTAAGTCat GGGATAAAGCTGGAGCAATTTATGTCAAGTTGGCGGACTGTCATATAAAG TTGGAAAGCAAACATGAAGCAGCCCAAGCTTATGTTGCTGCTGCTCATTGCTATAAGAAAACAAATGCCAAGG ATGCTATATCTTGCTTGGAACAGGCTGTAAATATGTTTTGTGATATTGGAAGGCTCAGCATGGCTGCAAGATATTACAAG GAAATTGCTGAGCTATACGAGTCTGAACAGAACATCAACCAGGCTATTGTTTTCTTTGAGAAGGCAGCTGATATGTTCCTAAATGAAGAAGTAACAACTTCTGCAAACCAGTGCACGCAGAAAGTTGCACAATATGCTGCTGAATTAGAACA ATATCAGAAGGCAATTGAGATTTATGAAGAGATAGCAAAACAGTCACTCAACAAGAACTTGCTAAAGTATGGAGTAAAAGGCCATCTTCTTAATGCTGGCATTTGCCAACTTTGTAAGGGCGATGTTGTTGCAATTACCAATGCATTAGAGCGATACCAG GATATGGATCCAACTTTTTCAGGAACACGTGAATACAGATTGTTAGCG GACATTGCTGCTTCCATTGATGAGGAAGACATTGCAAAGTTTACTGATGTTGTTAAGGAATTTGATAGCATGACCCCTCTG GACTCTTGGAAGACAACCCTTCTGTTGCGCGTGAAGGAAAAGTTGAAGGCCAAAGAATTGGAGGAGGATGACCTTAcctaa
- the LOC123227218 gene encoding cation/H(+) antiporter 15-like isoform X1, producing MADIATKSVNLGNRTYICQNTQRAAQGVIWYSGNPLKVPYSLFMIEFSVFSSVSLLFEFLLKPLGQSKLVSHLLSGLIFGPSVLGNLDKFSNRLFPIAGLNLVKNVAVFNLMFFVFLLGLKMNLGMMFQPGRKGKMIGLTLFLFSTTLPMGLSLVLSKIFNQGKSPFFIAATQHLTACPVVASLLTELKLINTNLGHLALSAAMFANTISISVNVLFFSFNYALTSDMAKVAGSLLTPMALVIVIVFIFRPAIMWMFKNSPDGKPDGGCIFCVFLIVIISGILSEIAGQHYGLGPLVLGFVVPEGPPLGSALESKLDSFISSFFFPLFLAILGMETDVFKIHFQAFWTVALVVVLASVVKILAVMLPGIYYEMPKQEAFVLGLILNARGSIDLMMFSIWKDSKLLTEEYFALGVLSVLVVMAIITPLIKQFYDPSSQYISSNINTIQHAKRDSEFRILVCIQNQDNIPAVINLLDASCAAQDSPIFVTAMILVEIVGRATPLLFLNDDNHKTNASSSAGPIVNALRIYEEHNQGNAMVESFTSISHIHTMYDNICQMACDKRAKIIIMPFHKQWAIDGGVESVSTSLQSLNINVLNKAPCSVGILVDRGMANGSVSVLARRSLFQVAALYIGGPDDNESLSYAFRMARHESVRLVVIRVLQFGAENTKDRKRGSNLIDEYIRSNMGKKNFEYVEEVVKDGSNLAERLMGLVDSFDLILVGRYHPESEIFAGLEAWSECRELGVVGDMLASPDFPTNASVLVVQQQRIRQKLMMRSERAGNNVEAGIPSNESDNRFSISVVR from the exons ATGGCTGACATAGCAACAAAGAGCGTGAACCTGGGAAACAGGACTTATATCTGCCAAAACACACAGAGAGCGGCACAAGGTGTTATATGGTACAGCGGCAACCCTCTCAAAGTCCCATATTCCCTTTTCATGATTGAGTTCTCTGTGTTTTCCTCAGTCTCCTTATTGTTCGAATTCCTTCTCAAGCCTCTGGGACAATCGAAGCTCGTTTCGCATCTTCTT AGTGGTCTAATATTTGGGCCATCAGTGCTGGGGAatcttgacaaattttcaaaccGCTTGTTCCCTATAGCAGGGTTAAACCTTGTTAAAAATGTAGCAGTATTTAACCTTATGTTCTTCGTCTTCTTACTTGGGCTGAAAATGAATCTAGGCATGATGTTTCAACCAGGAAGAAAGGGCAAGATGATAGGCTTGACACTCTTCCTCTTCTCAACTACACTCCCCATGGGACTATCACTCGTgttatcaaaaattttcaaccaagGAAAGTCTCCTTTCTTCATAGCTGCAACACAGCATCTAACAGCTTGTCCAGTGGTCGCCAGTCTATTAACTGAGCTTAAACTTATTAACACTAACCTTGGCCACCTGGCTCTCTCTGCAGCAATGTTTGCTAACACAATCTCCATTTCTGTCAACGTcctctttttctcatttaattATGCTCTCACTTCCGATATGGCAAAAGTGGCGGGCTCACTTCTTACACCAATGGCTCTTGTGATCGTTATTGTGTTCATATTCAGGCCAGCAATAATGTGGATGTTCAAAAATTCACCTGATGGGAAACCTGATGGAGGCTGTATCTTTTGCGTTTTTCTGATAGTCATTATTTCGGGGATTTTAAGTGAGATTGCAGGCCAGCATTATGGCCTCGGACCTTTAGTTTTAGGCTTTGTTGTCCCCGAAGGTCCCCCGTTAGGATCTGCTTTAGAATCAAAGCTAGATAGTTTTATTTCAAGtttcttttttcccttgttCCTTGCCATATTAGGAATGGAAACAGAtgttttcaagattcattttcAAGCTTTTTGGACTGTGGCACTCGTTGTTGTCCTTGCCTCCGTTGTCAAGATCTTAGCAGTGATGTTGCCAGGGATCTATTACGAGATGCCTAAACAAGAAGCATTTGTGCTTGGACTCATTCTGAATGCAAGAGGCTCTATTGATCTCATGATGTTCAGTATATGGAAGGACTCCAAG CTTTTAACCGAAGAATATTTTGCTCTGGGTGTTTTATCAGTGTTGGTGGTAATGGCAATCATAACCCCATTGATCAAACAATTCTATGATCCTTCAAGTCAATACATTTCGAGCAACATAAACACCATTCAACATGCCAAGCGAGATTCAGAGTTTCGAATTTTGGTCTGCATTCAAAACCAAGATAACATTCCTGCAGTTATCAATCTCTTGGATGCCTCCTGCGCCGCCCAAGACAGCCCCATTTTTGTTACAGCAATGATTCTTGTCGAGATTGTAGGGAGAGCCACCCCACTACTTTTCTTGAACGATGATAATCATAAGACAAACGCATCATCTTCAGCAGGCCCAATAGTGAATGCATTAAGAATCTATGAAGAACATAATCAAGGCAATGCTATGGTTGAATCCTTCACTTCAATATCCCACATCCACACAATGTATGATAACATCTGTCAAATGGCTTGCGACAAACGAGCCAAGATTATAATCATGCCATTCCACAAACAATGGGCTATCGATGGTGGCGTTGAGTCTGTGAGCACTTCCCTCCAGTCACTCAACATCAATGTCCTCAACAAGGCCCCATGTTCAGTTGGAATTCTTGTTGACAGAGGAATGGCAAACGGGTCAGTTTCTGTTCTCGCCCGGCGTTCATTATTCCAGGTTGCAGCTCTATACATCGGCGGCCCAGATGATAATGAGTCACTATCATATGCATTTCGCATGGCTAGACATGAATCTGTTCGCCTTGTAGTCATCAGAGTCCTTCAGTTTGGAGCTGAAAACACTAAAGATAGAAAGCGTGGCAGCAATCTGATCGATGAATACATTCGTTCGAACATGGGAAAGAAGAATTTCGAGTATGTAGAAGAGGTGGTGAAAGATGGGTCGAATCTAGCTGAACGTCTAATGGGGTTGGTAGatagttttgatttgattttggtaGGAAGATACCATCCAGAGTCAGAAATATTTGCTGGACTTGAGGCCTGGAGCGAGTGCCGTGAGCTTGGAGTCGTAGGGGATATGCTTGCTTCGCCTGATTTTCCAACCAATGCATCAGTTTTGGTGGTGCAGCAGCAAAGAATCAGGCAGAAGCTGATGATGCGCAGCGAGCGGGCGGGAAATAATGTAGAGGCTGGCATTCCCTCTAATGAATCTGATAATAGATTTTCCATTTCAGTGGTTCGTTAA
- the LOC123226899 gene encoding copper transport protein CCH: protein MPNVVELKVGLHCEECIRKILKAIKKIEDIETYNVDTQLNKVIVTGNVTTEEVIRVLQKNGKSASTWEEAQLNC, encoded by the exons ATGCCTAAT GTTGTGGAACTGAAAGTTGGCTTGCACTGTGAGGAGTGTATCAGGAAAATCTTAAAGGCCATCAAGAAGATAGAGG ATATTGAAACTTACAACGTGGACACCCAACTCAACAAAGTCATAGTGACGGGTAACGTCACAACAGAAGAAGTGATCAGAGTTCTTCAAAAGAATGGCAAATCTGCAAGCACTTGGGAGGAAGCTCAACTCAATTGTTGA
- the LOC123227155 gene encoding wound-induced protein 1-like — MMHLLTGASSPSDPSFEFKPLSITSFGNVVIAEGCDHSRQISWVHAWTVTDGIITQVREYFNTSLTVTCLGKSTVEINPALCPCVWESSFSNQVGKSVPGLVLAL, encoded by the coding sequence ATGATGCACCTTCTCACTGGCGCTTCATCACCCTCTGATCCTTCTTTCGAATTCAAACCTCTTTCCATCACCTCCTTCGGGAACGTCGTTATCGCCGAGGGCTGTGATCACAGCCGTCAAATCTCCTGGGTCCACGCCTGGACTGTTACTGATGGGATAATTACTCAAGTGAGGGAATATTTCAATACTTCTCTTACCGTCACTTGCCTTGGAAAATCAACGGTAGAGATTAATCCCGCGCTTTGCCCGTGCGTTTGGGAGAGTAGCTTCTCCAACCAGGTCGGAAAATCTGTCCCGGGTCTGGTTCTTGCACTATAA